One stretch of Bordetella avium DNA includes these proteins:
- a CDS encoding efflux RND transporter periplasmic adaptor subunit: MKSKTQIGRIVFSTVALALALAGCGKEQAAPAQGKPQVGVVTLKPQAVALSTELPGRTSAYRIAEVRPQVSGIVQQRMFTEGREVRANQQLYQIDPSLYQASYDSAKAALARAQAQARTAALLVDRYKPLVTSRAVSQQTYDNAVAARDQANADVLAAKAALETARINLVYTKVLSPIGGIIGRSLVTEGALVTANQAAAIASVQQIDPIYVDVTQSSVQLLRLKQALASGQLQQADGAQAAKVTLVLEDGSTYAEPGKLEFSEVTVDPSTGSVTLRALFPNPRHQLLPGMFVRANLAQGVANEGLLVPQRGVTRNQRGLPTALVVNADNKVELRELRTDRTVGDHWLVTQGLAAGDRVIVEGLQSVRPGAEVNAKEFQASAAAPAGQNGQSPVGK; encoded by the coding sequence ATGAAGAGTAAGACGCAGATTGGGCGCATCGTGTTTTCCACGGTGGCGCTTGCCCTTGCGCTGGCTGGTTGCGGTAAAGAGCAGGCCGCTCCTGCGCAGGGTAAACCGCAGGTAGGCGTGGTGACGCTCAAGCCTCAGGCGGTGGCGCTGTCTACGGAGTTGCCGGGCCGTACCTCGGCCTATCGCATCGCTGAAGTCCGGCCTCAGGTCAGCGGCATCGTGCAACAGCGCATGTTTACCGAAGGCCGCGAGGTGCGGGCGAATCAGCAGCTCTATCAAATCGATCCTTCGCTCTACCAAGCCAGTTACGACAGCGCCAAAGCGGCCTTGGCCCGTGCTCAGGCGCAGGCCCGCACGGCCGCACTGCTGGTTGATCGTTACAAACCGCTGGTGACAAGCCGCGCTGTCAGCCAACAAACCTATGACAATGCCGTGGCTGCCCGCGATCAGGCCAATGCCGATGTGTTAGCGGCCAAGGCGGCTTTGGAGACGGCCCGCATCAATTTGGTCTACACCAAAGTGCTGTCTCCCATCGGCGGCATTATTGGCCGTTCGCTCGTCACAGAGGGCGCGCTGGTCACCGCCAATCAGGCCGCGGCCATCGCCTCGGTGCAGCAGATTGACCCCATTTATGTGGATGTGACGCAATCCAGTGTTCAGTTGTTGCGCTTGAAGCAAGCGCTGGCCAGTGGACAGCTGCAACAGGCCGATGGCGCTCAGGCAGCCAAGGTCACGCTGGTGCTGGAGGATGGCAGCACTTATGCCGAACCGGGCAAGCTGGAATTTTCTGAGGTGACGGTCGATCCGAGCACGGGTTCGGTGACGCTGCGCGCCTTGTTCCCCAATCCCCGGCATCAGTTGCTGCCCGGTATGTTTGTGCGGGCGAATCTGGCGCAGGGCGTCGCCAACGAAGGGCTGCTGGTGCCCCAGCGCGGGGTGACCCGCAACCAGCGTGGTCTGCCGACGGCTTTGGTGGTCAATGCCGACAACAAGGTAGAGCTGCGAGAGTTGAGGACTGATCGTACCGTGGGCGATCACTGGCTGGTGACCCAGGGCCTGGCGGCAGGCGACCGCGTGATCGTGGAGGGCTTGCAGTCGGTGCGTCCGGGGGCCGAGGTTAACGCGAAAGAATTTCAGGCCAGCGCAGCCGCGCCGGCCGGGCAGAACGGCCAGTCGCCGGTGGGCAAGTAA
- a CDS encoding LysR family transcriptional regulator, whose amino-acid sequence MELFVEVAKTRNFSRAADNLGIPKSTLSRQVSELERAVGLQLLSRTTRKVELTAAGQLYFDRCQRIVTEAQAAHEELQKLLETPSGPLRVNLPADFGTEFMAESFVEFSRRYPEVDFYLDLASPEHAERVFRSCDVALQIGELPDSTQIARLLGMLPAGLYASPDYLDRHGRPLHPDDLAKHECLEFRVGHAGRVTRWPLTNGQQQFEITPGRRYSVNSVSMLRSLARLGAGIAILAARHCEDGESLEKVLPDWHAGPFPVYAVTDTRLLPAKTRIFIEFLMERLNQQGVGEKHSARLFPNLA is encoded by the coding sequence ATGGAACTCTTCGTCGAGGTGGCTAAAACGCGCAATTTCAGTCGCGCGGCAGATAATCTCGGCATCCCCAAATCGACGCTTTCGCGCCAGGTTTCCGAGCTAGAACGGGCCGTGGGACTGCAATTGCTATCGCGCACGACGCGCAAGGTAGAGCTGACTGCTGCCGGCCAGTTGTATTTCGATCGATGTCAGCGCATCGTGACCGAGGCGCAGGCCGCACACGAGGAATTGCAGAAACTGCTTGAAACACCTTCCGGGCCACTGCGCGTCAATCTACCGGCGGATTTCGGCACCGAGTTCATGGCCGAGTCCTTCGTGGAATTTTCACGGCGCTATCCCGAGGTGGACTTTTATCTGGATCTTGCCAGCCCCGAACATGCCGAGCGGGTATTCCGCTCCTGTGACGTCGCTCTCCAAATCGGCGAGCTGCCCGACTCGACGCAGATCGCACGGCTATTGGGCATGCTGCCCGCCGGGCTCTACGCAAGCCCGGACTATCTAGACCGGCATGGCCGGCCGCTGCACCCGGATGATCTGGCCAAACATGAATGCCTGGAGTTCCGTGTGGGTCATGCCGGCCGGGTCACCCGCTGGCCGCTGACCAATGGGCAGCAGCAGTTCGAGATCACGCCCGGCAGGCGCTATTCGGTAAATAGCGTGTCCATGCTGCGCAGCCTGGCGCGCCTGGGCGCAGGCATCGCCATTCTAGCGGCCAGACACTGCGAAGACGGCGAGTCACTGGAAAAAGTGCTGCCGGACTGGCATGCCGGCCCTTTCCCCGTTTATGCGGTCACGGATACCCGGCTCCTGCCTGCCAAGACGCGCATCTTCATCGAGTTTCTGATGGAGCGCCTGAACCAGCAGGGCGTGGGCGAAAAACATAGCGCCCGGCTTTTTCCAAATCTGGCCTGA
- a CDS encoding pseudouridine synthase — MEKVRISKLMSEQGLCSRREADSYIERGWVRVDGEVVSELGAKAYPHQKITLERAARAAQTSLATILINKPVGYVSGQAEDGYKPAVALVDARSQYEGDRSGRRFDRANLRGLAVAGRLDIDSQGLLVLTQDGRVAKQLIGEDSLVDKEYLVRVEGRLSERGLALLNHGLMLDGKPLKPANVCWQNEDQLRFVLREGKKRQIRRMCELVGLRVVGLKRVRIGRVRLGDLPVGQWRYLREDEQF, encoded by the coding sequence ATGGAAAAAGTACGTATCTCCAAGCTGATGTCCGAACAGGGACTCTGCTCGCGCCGTGAGGCGGACAGTTATATCGAACGCGGTTGGGTGCGCGTAGACGGCGAAGTGGTGTCCGAGTTGGGCGCCAAGGCCTATCCGCACCAGAAAATCACGCTGGAGCGCGCCGCGCGCGCCGCCCAGACCTCGCTCGCCACGATACTCATCAACAAGCCGGTGGGCTATGTGTCGGGACAGGCCGAAGACGGCTACAAACCCGCTGTCGCTTTGGTCGATGCGCGCAGCCAGTATGAGGGCGACCGCTCCGGACGGCGCTTTGACCGCGCCAATCTGCGCGGCCTGGCCGTTGCCGGCCGGCTCGATATTGATTCTCAGGGCCTGCTGGTGTTGACGCAGGACGGCCGGGTCGCCAAACAGCTTATTGGCGAAGACTCTCTGGTCGACAAAGAATATCTGGTGCGCGTCGAGGGGCGCTTGAGCGAACGCGGGCTGGCTTTACTCAATCATGGGCTGATGCTCGATGGCAAGCCGCTCAAGCCTGCCAATGTCTGCTGGCAGAACGAGGATCAACTGCGTTTCGTATTGCGTGAAGGCAAGAAGCGCCAGATCCGCCGCATGTGTGAATTGGTCGGCTTGCGCGTCGTGGGTTTGAAACGGGTGCGTATCGGCCGGGTGCGTCTGGGCGATCTGCCCGTGGGTCAATGGCGTTATCTGCGCGAAGACGAGCAATTCTGA
- a CDS encoding chorismate--pyruvate lyase family protein → MTTKYQAPLAAGWLIRAPSLLSPTQRHWLFRPGALTAGLRQLGKVQLRVVSEHAEGASLDEARAMLIAPGSPVWVREVLMSVDGIDSVPARSLTPLAASHGSWQGMRRLLTRPLADMLYHDRGVTRSPFVCRRLSSPLPFYRMALPPNHDGSAIWARRSVFWRHGQPLLVAECFLPDFWRKVTLGRAIPPLKAHDRRA, encoded by the coding sequence ATGACCACCAAGTATCAGGCTCCGCTGGCCGCCGGCTGGCTTATCCGCGCCCCCTCTCTGCTCTCGCCCACGCAACGCCATTGGCTATTCCGCCCTGGCGCCTTGACCGCCGGCCTGCGCCAACTCGGAAAAGTGCAACTGCGCGTTGTCAGTGAACACGCCGAGGGGGCTTCCCTGGACGAAGCGCGGGCCATGCTTATCGCGCCAGGCTCGCCGGTCTGGGTGCGGGAGGTGTTGATGTCGGTTGATGGCATCGACAGCGTGCCCGCACGCAGTCTCACCCCGCTGGCCGCCTCGCATGGCAGTTGGCAGGGCATGCGGCGTTTGCTGACTCGTCCGCTGGCCGACATGCTCTATCACGACCGGGGCGTCACCCGCTCTCCCTTTGTCTGCCGGCGTCTCAGCTCTCCTTTGCCCTTCTACCGCATGGCTCTGCCGCCAAACCATGACGGCAGCGCGATCTGGGCACGCCGCTCGGTGTTTTGGCGCCACGGGCAGCCTTTACTCGTGGCCGAATGCTTTTTGCCCGATTTCTGGCGCAAAGTGACTTTGGGACGCGCGATTCCACCGCTCAAGGCTCACGACCGACGCGCCTGA
- a CDS encoding YaeQ family protein, whose translation MALRATIYKADLNIADTDRHYYGSHGLTVARHPSETDERMMVRIAAFAMHADETLAFTKGLSDTDEPDIWSKDLTGAISLWIEVGQPEERRILRACGRADQVVIYCYGGHASQIWWEGIRNKVDRARNLRVVNLPAAQTQALAALAERGMQINVNISDHTVYVSAAQGEVALEPEVWRETRA comes from the coding sequence ATGGCTCTGCGCGCAACGATTTACAAAGCCGATCTGAACATCGCCGATACGGATCGCCACTACTACGGCAGCCACGGGCTGACCGTGGCGCGGCACCCCTCGGAGACTGACGAGCGCATGATGGTGCGCATCGCGGCCTTCGCCATGCATGCCGACGAGACCCTGGCCTTCACCAAGGGCTTGAGCGACACCGATGAGCCCGATATCTGGTCCAAGGATCTTACGGGCGCAATCTCGCTCTGGATCGAGGTTGGCCAGCCCGAGGAGCGCCGCATTCTGCGCGCCTGCGGGCGTGCCGATCAGGTGGTGATTTATTGCTATGGCGGCCATGCTTCCCAGATCTGGTGGGAGGGGATACGCAACAAGGTGGATCGCGCCCGCAATCTGCGGGTGGTCAATCTGCCGGCTGCGCAGACGCAGGCGCTGGCCGCGCTGGCCGAACGCGGCATGCAGATCAATGTCAATATTTCCGACCATACGGTCTACGTATCGGCCGCTCAAGGCGAGGTGGCCCTGGAGCCTGAGGTCTGGCGCGAGACGCGCGCCTGA
- a CDS encoding LysE family translocator, with amino-acid sequence MTATTALLAFSIAALIMTLTPGLDTALVLRTAATEGPRRALMAGLGVCLGCLAWGAAAAFGLGALLAASQLAYDILRLTGAAYLFYLGAGLLWRSRRSAGGGGPDIQQGDTRANVSALGWLRRGCLTNLLNPKVGVFYITFLPQFIPQDVNVLGFSLLLAALHALVGLAWFAALVAATRPLARWLSQSAVGRGLDAATGTVFIAFGLRLALERR; translated from the coding sequence ATGACCGCCACCACCGCCCTGCTCGCCTTTTCGATAGCCGCCCTTATCATGACGCTTACTCCAGGCCTGGACACCGCCTTGGTGTTGCGCACCGCCGCCACGGAAGGGCCGCGGCGCGCCCTTATGGCGGGCCTGGGCGTTTGCCTGGGTTGCCTGGCCTGGGGCGCTGCCGCCGCTTTCGGCCTGGGCGCCTTGCTGGCTGCTTCACAATTGGCCTATGACATCCTGCGTCTGACCGGTGCAGCCTATCTGTTCTATCTGGGCGCGGGCCTACTGTGGCGCAGTCGGCGTAGTGCCGGCGGCGGCGGGCCGGATATCCAGCAAGGTGACACGCGAGCCAATGTATCTGCGCTGGGCTGGCTGCGGCGCGGCTGCCTGACCAATCTGCTCAATCCCAAGGTAGGGGTGTTTTACATTACCTTCCTGCCGCAATTCATTCCACAGGACGTGAATGTGTTGGGCTTCAGTCTCTTGCTGGCCGCGCTGCATGCCTTGGTCGGTCTGGCGTGGTTTGCGGCACTGGTTGCCGCCACACGTCCGCTTGCGCGCTGGCTGTCACAGTCTGCCGTCGGGCGCGGCCTGGATGCGGCGACCGGTACGGTCTTTATCGCTTTCGGCCTGAGACTGGCACTGGAGCGCCGTTGA
- a CDS encoding dipeptide ABC transporter ATP-binding protein, with the protein MDNQRVVQVNDLTVRFNTPTRTVEAVRNVSFHVDRGETLAIVGESGSGKSVTSLALMRLVEYGGGKIASGDMLLRRRSGEVLDLANAEERVLEKVRGADVAMIFQEPMTSLNPSFTAGFQIAEALRLHQGLDAAAARAETLRMLERVRIPEARAILDRYPHQLSGGMRQRVMIAMALSCKPQLLIADEPTTALDVTIQAQILQLIRQLQEEMDMGVIFITHDMGVVAEVADRVLVMYRGDKVEEGGSDEIFANPRHAYTRALLSAVPRLGAMQGTDLPSPFPLLRVEGNKQVAESEPVVDTVRRAQGPVLKVRDLVTRFDIRGGVFGGVQKRVHAVEKVSFDLYPGETLSLVGESGCGKTTTGRSLLQLVKSQGGSIEFDGRNIGSLRGAAMQTLRQHIQFIFQDPFASLDPRMTVGDSIMEPLLIHKAARGKAALDRVRWLMDKCGLSPEMIDRYPHEFSGGQRQRLCIARALALNPKVVIADESVSALDVSIQAQIVNLLLDLQRELGVAFLFISHDMAVVERVSHRVAVMYLGQIVEIGPRRAIFENPQHPYTKKLMAAVPIADPQRRHRQRSLLVDEIPSPVRAVGDDPVVQPLVEVGPGHFVARHSVGVY; encoded by the coding sequence ATGGATAATCAACGCGTGGTGCAGGTCAATGATCTGACTGTGCGTTTCAATACGCCCACGCGCACCGTCGAGGCCGTTCGCAACGTGTCGTTTCACGTTGATCGCGGTGAAACACTGGCTATTGTGGGTGAATCGGGTTCGGGCAAATCCGTGACGTCCCTGGCGTTGATGCGCCTGGTGGAGTATGGCGGCGGCAAGATAGCTTCCGGCGATATGTTGCTGCGGCGCCGTAGCGGAGAGGTGCTGGACCTGGCCAATGCCGAAGAGCGGGTGCTGGAGAAAGTCCGTGGCGCCGATGTCGCCATGATCTTCCAGGAGCCCATGACCTCGCTGAACCCGAGCTTCACCGCAGGGTTCCAGATCGCCGAGGCCTTGCGCCTGCATCAGGGGCTGGATGCCGCCGCCGCTCGCGCCGAGACGCTGCGCATGCTTGAGCGCGTGCGCATCCCGGAGGCTCGCGCCATTCTGGATCGTTACCCGCATCAGCTCTCGGGCGGTATGCGCCAGCGTGTGATGATCGCCATGGCGCTGTCTTGCAAGCCGCAATTACTGATTGCCGATGAGCCGACCACGGCGCTGGATGTCACCATCCAGGCGCAGATCCTTCAATTGATTCGTCAATTGCAGGAGGAAATGGACATGGGCGTCATCTTCATCACGCACGATATGGGTGTGGTGGCCGAGGTCGCCGATCGTGTGCTCGTGATGTATCGCGGCGACAAGGTGGAAGAGGGAGGTTCTGACGAGATTTTCGCCAATCCGCGCCATGCCTATACGCGTGCGCTGCTGTCCGCCGTTCCCCGTCTGGGTGCGATGCAGGGCACCGATCTGCCCAGTCCTTTCCCGCTTTTGCGCGTAGAGGGCAATAAGCAGGTGGCCGAGTCAGAGCCGGTGGTAGACACCGTGCGCCGTGCCCAGGGGCCGGTGCTGAAGGTGCGCGATCTGGTCACCCGCTTTGATATTCGCGGTGGTGTATTCGGCGGCGTGCAAAAGCGGGTCCATGCCGTCGAGAAGGTCAGCTTTGACCTCTACCCCGGCGAAACGCTTTCGCTGGTGGGCGAGTCGGGCTGCGGCAAGACCACTACGGGGCGCTCCCTGCTGCAACTGGTCAAGAGCCAGGGAGGCAGTATCGAGTTTGACGGGCGCAACATCGGTTCGCTGCGCGGTGCCGCCATGCAGACGCTGCGCCAGCATATTCAGTTCATTTTCCAGGACCCCTTCGCTTCGCTGGACCCGCGCATGACGGTCGGCGATTCCATCATGGAGCCCCTGCTGATCCACAAGGCGGCGCGCGGCAAGGCAGCGCTGGACCGGGTGCGCTGGCTGATGGATAAATGCGGCTTGTCGCCTGAAATGATCGATCGCTATCCGCATGAGTTCTCGGGCGGTCAGCGGCAGCGGCTCTGTATCGCTCGTGCCCTGGCGCTCAATCCCAAGGTCGTGATCGCGGATGAGTCGGTCTCTGCGCTGGATGTGTCGATTCAGGCGCAGATCGTCAATCTGCTGCTGGATCTACAGCGCGAGTTGGGTGTGGCTTTTCTGTTTATCTCGCACGACATGGCGGTGGTCGAGCGTGTCAGTCACCGGGTGGCGGTGATGTATCTGGGGCAGATTGTCGAGATCGGGCCGCGCCGCGCGATCTTCGAGAACCCGCAGCATCCCTACACCAAGAAGCTGATGGCGGCGGTGCCCATCGCAGATCCGCAGCGCCGCCACCGGCAGCGCTCTCTTCTGGTGGATGAAATCCCCAGCCCCGTGCGGGCCGTGGGCGATGATCCGGTGGTGCAGCCTCTGGTCGAAGTCGGCCCGGGCCACTTTGTGGCCCGCCATTCGGTCGGCGTCTATTGA
- a CDS encoding ABC transporter permease — protein MSATTITAVPPRAGNRAWAKFKRNKVAVVGAVVVLFFVVLAVFAPLIANHDPFQTSFMNIRKAPSATYWMGTDELGRDIFSRLVYGARASLMAGMVSVLIALVVGVPFGLAAGYFGGWTDSIISRATEALLAIPFLILAIALAAFLGPSLINAMIAIGVSAAPKFIRITRGQVLAVRNEDYVQSARALGASDLRIIARHVFPNVLPPLIVQATITIATAIIAEASLSFLGLGLQPPNPSWGSMLNTAKNFMTQAPWMSIFPGSAIFLAVLGFNLLGDGLRDALDPRQDK, from the coding sequence ATGAGCGCGACCACTATCACGGCCGTTCCGCCCCGCGCCGGCAACCGCGCCTGGGCCAAATTCAAGCGCAACAAGGTCGCCGTGGTCGGCGCCGTTGTTGTGCTGTTCTTCGTGGTGTTGGCGGTGTTTGCGCCGCTGATCGCTAATCACGATCCTTTCCAGACCAGCTTCATGAATATCCGTAAGGCGCCTTCGGCGACGTATTGGATGGGGACTGATGAGCTGGGCCGCGACATCTTCAGCCGCCTGGTCTATGGCGCGCGCGCCTCGCTCATGGCGGGTATGGTGTCGGTGCTGATCGCTTTGGTGGTCGGCGTGCCCTTCGGGCTGGCAGCCGGTTACTTCGGTGGCTGGACGGATAGCATTATTTCGCGCGCCACGGAAGCGCTGCTGGCGATTCCCTTCCTGATTCTGGCTATTGCGCTGGCCGCTTTTCTAGGGCCCAGCCTGATCAATGCCATGATCGCCATCGGCGTATCCGCCGCGCCCAAGTTCATCCGTATCACGCGCGGGCAAGTGCTGGCGGTGCGCAACGAGGATTATGTTCAGAGCGCCCGCGCGCTGGGCGCCTCCGATCTGCGCATCATCGCCCGTCACGTGTTTCCGAACGTGCTGCCGCCTCTGATCGTGCAGGCCACCATCACCATCGCTACGGCCATCATCGCCGAAGCCAGCCTGTCTTTCCTGGGCCTGGGCTTGCAGCCGCCCAATCCTTCCTGGGGTTCGATGCTGAACACGGCCAAGAACTTCATGACTCAGGCGCCCTGGATGTCGATCTTCCCCGGGTCGGCCATCTTTTTGGCAGTGCTGGGCTTTAATCTGTTGGGCGACGGTCTGCGTGACGCCCTGGACCCGCGTCAGGACAAGTAA
- a CDS encoding ABC transporter permease, with protein sequence MLKLILRRVVVAIPTLILVSIIVFMLQKILPGDPVLTLAGEERDPAVLDYLRDKYRLNDPLPMQYVAWVGQVIQGDLGKSMRTDVPVLTLIGQKLPVTLQLAAMAMLFAMIIGIPMGIIAAVRKGTAVEAGANVAALSGMSIPNFWLGIILIMVVSVQWKLLPASGYVSPTEDLWLSIKTMLMPAFVLSTAIAAYLMRHTRSSMLEALSADYVRTARAKGVSARQVVLRHALRNALMPIVTLVTLLFGELLAGAVLTEQVFTIPGFGKLIVDAVFNRDYAVVQGVVLCVAVGFIFMNLLADVLYVLVNPRLRHQ encoded by the coding sequence ATGTTGAAACTGATACTGCGCCGCGTGGTCGTCGCGATTCCGACACTTATTCTGGTGTCGATAATCGTATTCATGCTGCAAAAAATCCTGCCAGGCGATCCTGTCCTGACACTGGCCGGCGAGGAACGCGATCCCGCCGTGCTGGACTATCTGCGCGATAAATATCGTTTGAATGATCCCTTGCCCATGCAGTACGTGGCATGGGTCGGGCAGGTTATCCAGGGTGATCTGGGTAAGTCGATGCGCACCGATGTTCCCGTCTTGACGCTGATAGGGCAAAAACTGCCGGTCACGCTGCAACTGGCGGCAATGGCGATGCTGTTCGCCATGATTATCGGCATACCGATGGGCATTATTGCCGCTGTGCGCAAGGGCACGGCCGTGGAGGCAGGCGCCAATGTGGCGGCCTTGTCGGGTATGTCCATTCCCAACTTCTGGCTTGGCATCATTCTCATCATGGTGGTGTCGGTGCAATGGAAGCTCCTGCCGGCTTCGGGTTATGTGTCGCCGACGGAAGACTTATGGTTGTCCATCAAGACCATGCTGATGCCGGCCTTCGTGTTGTCGACCGCCATCGCCGCCTATCTGATGCGGCATACCCGCTCGTCCATGCTGGAAGCCCTGAGCGCCGACTACGTCCGCACGGCGCGGGCCAAGGGCGTCTCGGCGCGCCAGGTCGTTCTGCGCCATGCTTTGCGCAACGCGCTGATGCCTATCGTGACGTTGGTCACGCTGCTGTTCGGCGAGTTGCTGGCCGGGGCTGTGCTGACCGAACAGGTCTTCACCATCCCGGGCTTTGGCAAATTGATTGTCGACGCGGTGTTCAACCGCGATTACGCCGTGGTGCAAGGGGTCGTGCTCTGCGTCGCGGTGGGCTTTATTTTCATGAATCTGTTGGCGGACGTGCTCTATGTCCTCGTCAACCCCCGTTTGAGGCATCAATGA
- a CDS encoding gamma-glutamyltransferase family protein, whose translation MKSFDWNNPYPTQRIPLFARNVVSTSHPLAAQAGLRMLLKGGNAVDAAIAAAATITLTEPVSNGLGSDCFAILWDGKALHGLNSSGTAPAAWNVEYFKRKYGTGPDGLAKQPKRGWDTVTVPGAVAGWAALHERFGKLPFEQLFEPAIEIAERGYVVPPIVARKWAAAAQELHDQPGYAETFMPEGRAPAVGEHFRFPHAAHTLKRIAESRGRDFYEGELAERIAAFSKECGAALTLDDLRNFRPQWVNPISKAYRGYELNEIPPNGQGIAALIALGICEKFDLANMPVDSVQSQHVQIEAMKLAFADLYRYVADPRSMEVTPEQMLDDAYLASRAKLIQLDRATHFGAGRPHAGGTIYLTAADESGMMISFIQSNYMGFGSGVVVPDTGISLQNRGVGFSMDPASANVVEGGKRPFHTIIPGFLTQGGKPVMSFGVMGGDMQPQGHLQTIIRMLDYHQNPQAACCAPRWKVNRDFTLDLESTMNPAVVQALKDMGHSLKSVNDPYMDFGAGQFIWRMHGSDNELGYVSASDSRRDGQAVGF comes from the coding sequence ATGAAATCGTTTGACTGGAATAATCCCTATCCCACTCAGCGCATTCCGCTGTTTGCGCGGAATGTGGTGTCAACCTCGCATCCGCTGGCTGCCCAGGCGGGTTTGCGTATGCTGCTCAAGGGAGGGAATGCGGTGGATGCGGCGATCGCCGCTGCGGCGACCATTACCTTGACCGAACCCGTGTCCAATGGCCTGGGCAGCGATTGTTTTGCCATTTTGTGGGACGGCAAGGCGCTGCATGGATTGAATTCCTCGGGCACAGCGCCGGCCGCCTGGAATGTCGAGTATTTCAAACGCAAATATGGCACGGGCCCTGACGGCCTGGCCAAGCAGCCCAAGCGCGGCTGGGACACGGTGACTGTGCCGGGCGCTGTCGCCGGTTGGGCCGCCTTGCATGAGCGTTTTGGCAAACTGCCGTTTGAGCAACTGTTTGAGCCGGCCATCGAAATCGCCGAGCGCGGTTATGTGGTGCCGCCTATCGTGGCGCGTAAATGGGCTGCTGCCGCGCAGGAGCTGCACGATCAACCCGGCTACGCCGAGACCTTTATGCCCGAGGGCCGCGCACCGGCTGTGGGCGAGCATTTCCGCTTCCCTCATGCGGCCCATACGCTTAAGCGTATTGCCGAGAGCCGTGGCCGCGATTTTTATGAAGGCGAGTTGGCCGAGCGCATCGCCGCTTTCAGCAAGGAATGCGGCGCCGCTTTGACCCTCGATGATTTGCGCAACTTCCGGCCGCAGTGGGTGAACCCGATCAGCAAGGCTTATCGGGGTTATGAACTCAATGAGATCCCGCCCAACGGCCAGGGCATTGCCGCGCTGATTGCGCTGGGTATTTGCGAGAAATTCGATCTGGCCAATATGCCGGTCGATTCGGTCCAATCCCAACATGTGCAGATCGAGGCCATGAAGCTGGCCTTTGCGGATCTTTACCGGTATGTGGCCGATCCGCGCAGCATGGAGGTCACGCCTGAGCAGATGCTGGATGACGCCTATTTGGCCAGCCGTGCCAAACTGATTCAGCTCGATCGCGCCACGCATTTCGGTGCCGGCCGCCCGCATGCTGGCGGCACGATCTACCTGACGGCGGCCGACGAGAGCGGCATGATGATTTCTTTCATCCAGTCCAACTATATGGGTTTCGGTTCTGGCGTGGTCGTGCCGGATACTGGCATCAGCCTGCAGAATCGCGGTGTGGGATTCTCGATGGACCCGGCGTCCGCCAATGTGGTCGAGGGCGGCAAGCGCCCGTTCCACACGATTATTCCGGGCTTCCTGACCCAGGGCGGGAAGCCGGTCATGAGTTTCGGCGTCATGGGCGGCGATATGCAGCCGCAAGGCCATTTGCAGACCATCATCCGCATGCTGGATTACCATCAAAACCCGCAAGCCGCCTGCTGCGCGCCGCGCTGGAAGGTCAACCGGGATTTCACGCTGGACCTCGAGTCCACCATGAATCCTGCCGTGGTGCAGGCCCTCAAGGATATGGGCCATTCATTGAAGTCGGTGAACGATCCCTATATGGACTTCGGCGCGGGTCAATTCATTTGGCGCATGCATGGCAGTGACAATGAGCTGGGCTATGTGTCTGCCAGCGATAGCCGGCGCGACGGCCAGGCCGTCGGGTTCTGA